The following coding sequences lie in one Phaenicophaeus curvirostris isolate KB17595 chromosome 5, BPBGC_Pcur_1.0, whole genome shotgun sequence genomic window:
- the EIF4G2 gene encoding eukaryotic translation initiation factor 4 gamma 2, producing MAGWTYPNRIPLTTLGFVFPPPRQFNFILLKILRCQAAKVESAIAEGGASRFSASSGGGGGRGAPQHYPKTASHSEFLGKTPGQNAQKWIPSRSTRRDDDSANDKERHDAIFRKVRGILNKLTPEKFDKLCLELLNVGVESKLILKGVILLIVDKALEEPKYSSLYAQLCLRLAEDAPNFDGPSAESHPGQKQSTTFRRLLISKLQDEFENRTRNVDIYDKHDGPLLPEEEEQRAIAKIKMLGNIKFIGELGKLDLIHESILHKCIKTLLEKKKRVQLKDMGEDLECLCQIMRTVGPRLDHAKAKSLMDQYFARMRSLMSSKELPARIRFLLQDTVELREHNWVPRKAFLDNGPKTINQIRQDAVKDLGVFIPAPMSQGMRSDFFLEGPFMPPRMKLDRDPLGGLADMFGQMPGSGIGTGPGVIQDRFSPTMGRHRSNQLFNGHGGHLMPSAQSQFGELGKSFLKSQGQSQLYHNQNQGLLSQQQGQSKDMPPRFSKKGQLNADEISLRPAQSFLMNKNQVPKLQPQITMIPPSAQPPRTQTPPLGQPPQLGLKTNPPLIQEKPAKTTKKPPPSKEELLKQTEAVVTEYLNNGNANDAVNTVREMRAPKHFIPEMLSKVILQSLDRSDEDKEKASTLISLLKQEGIATSDNFMQAFLNVLDQCPKLEVDIPLVKSYLAQFAARAIISELVSISELAQPLESGTHFPLFLLCLQQLAKLQDREWLTELFQQSKVNMQKMLPEIDQNKDRMLEILEGKGLSFLFPLLKLEKELLKQIKSDPSPQAIYKWIKDNISPKLHVDKGFVNILMTSFLQYISSEVNPPSDESDSSSAPSKEQLEQEKQLLLSFKPVMQKFLHDHVDLQVSALYALQVHCYNNNFPKGMLLRFFVHFYDMEIIEEEAFLAWKEDITQEFPGKGKALFQVNQWLTWLETAEEEESEEEAD from the exons ATGGCCGGTTGGACGTACCCTAACCGCATCCCTTTAACGACGTTAG gttttgtttttcccccACCCCgtcaatttaattttattcttttgaagATTCTTCGTTGTCAAGCCGCCAAAGTGGAGAGTGCGATTGCAGAAGGGGGTGCTTCTCGTTTCAG TGCTTCTTCAGGCGGAGGAGGTGGTAGGGGTGCACCTCAGCACTATCCCAAGACTGCCAGCCATAG CGAGTTCCTGGGGAAAACCCCAGGGCAAAACGCTCAGAAATGGATTCCTTCACGAAGCACTAGACGAGATGACGACTCCGCAAATGACAAAGAACGACATGATGCAATCTTCAGGAAAGTAAGAGG CATACTAAATAAGCTTACTCCTGAAAAGTTTGACAAGCTATGCCTTGAGCTCCTCAATGTGGGTGTAGAATCTAAGCTCATCCTAAAAGGGGTCATACTGCTG ATCGTAGACAAAGCCCTTGAAGAGCCCAAGTATAGTTCACTGTATGCTCAACTATGTCTGCGACTGGCAGAAGATGCACCCAACTTTGATGGCCCGTCAGCAGAGAGTCATCCAGGACAGAAGCAAAGCACA ACATTCAGACGCCTCCTAATATCTAAACTTCAAGATGAATTTGAAAACCGAACCAGAAATGTTGATA tctATGATAAGCATGATGGTCCCCTCCTccctgaggaggaggaacagaGAGCTATTGCAAAGATCAAGATGCTGGGGAACATCAAATTCATTGGAGAACTTGGCAAGCTTGATCTTATTCATGAATCTATCCTTCATAAGTGCATCAAAACA cttttggaaaagaagaagagagtCCAACTCAAAGATATGGGGGAGGATTTGGAGTGCCTCTGTCAGATAATGAGGACAGTGGGACCTAGATTAGACCATGCGAAAGCCAAG TCCTTAATGGATCAGTACTTTGCCCGTATGCGCTCCTTGATGTCAAGTAAGGAATTGCCAGCAAGGATTCGTTTCCTGCTGCAG GATACTGTGGAGTTGAGAGAACACAACTGGGTTCCTCGCAAAGCTTTTCTTGACAATGGACCAAAGACTATCAATCAAATCCGTCAAGATGCAGTAAAA GATCTGGGAGTTTTTATTCCTGCTCCGATGTCCCAAGGAATGAGAAGCGACTTCTTTCTGGAGGGACCCTTTATGCCACCCAGGATGAAACTTGACAGGGACCCACTCGGAGGGCTTGCTGATATGTTTGGACAAATGCCAG GTAGCGGAATTGGTACTGGTCCAGGGGTTATTCAGGATAGATTTTCACCCACCATGGGACGCCATCGTTCAAACCAACTCTTCAATGGCCATGGGGGTCACCTCATGCCTTCTGCTCAATCCCAGTTTGGAGAACTAGGCAAATCTTTTCTGAAAAGTCAG GGGCAAAGCCAGCTCTACCATAACCAGAATCAGGGACTCTTATCCCAGCAACAAGGACAGTCGAAGGATATGCCACCTCGGTTTTCTAAGAAAGGACAGCTTAATGCAGATGAG ATTAGCCTGAGACCTGCTCAGTCTTTTCTAATGAATAAAAACCAAGTGCCAAAGCTTCAGCCCCAGATAACTATGATTCCTCCCAGTGCTCAACCACCACGCACTCAGACACCACCTTTGGGACAG CCTCCTCAACTTGGTCTTAAAACAAATCCTCCACTTATACAAGAAAAGCCTGCAAAGACCACAAAGAAACCACCTCCTTCTAAAGAAGAGCTACTTAAACAAACT GAAGCTGTTGTGACCGAGTATCTGAACAATGGAAATGCTAATGATGCTGTCAATACTGTGAGAGAAATGAGAGCCCCGAAACACTTCATTCCTGAGATGCTGAGCAAAGTGATCCTTCAATCCCTAGATAGATCAGATGAAGACAAAGAGAAAGCAAGTACTTTGATCAGCTTGCTCAAGCAGGAGGGAATAGCCACAAGTGACAACTTCATGCAG GCTTTCCTGAATGTGTTGGACCAGTGCCCCAAACTGGAGGTGGACATCCCGTTGGTGAAATCCTACTTAGCACAGTTTGCAGCCCGTGCCATTATTTCAGAACTGGTGAGCATTTCTGAACTGGCTCAACCACTGGAAAGTGGCACCCATTTCCCTCTATTCCTGCTCTGCCTTCAGCAGTTAGCTAAGTTACAAGATCGTGAATGGCTAACAGAACTGTTCCAACAAAGCAAAGTGAATATGCAGAAGATGTTACCAG AAATTGACCAGAACAAGGACCGCATGCTGGAGATCTTAGAAGGGAAGGGGCTTAGCTTCTTGTTCCCACTTCTGAAACTGGAGAAGGAACTGCTAAAGCAGATAAAATCGGATCCATCCCCTCAAGCCATCTATAAGTGGATTAAAGATAACATTTCGCCCAAACTTCATGTAGATAAGGGATTTGTGAATATATTGATGACCAG tttcttGCAGTATATTTCTAGTGAGGTAAACCCACCTAGTGACGAATCGGATTCTTCATCTGCTCCATCTAAAGAGCAGCTagagcaggaaaagcagctgcttctttccttcaAGCCGGTGATGCAGAAGTTCCTCCATGACCATGTTGATCTGCAAGTGAGCGCTTTGTATGCGCTCCAGGTGCACTGCTACAACAATAACTTTCCAAAAG